The Stomoxys calcitrans chromosome 3, idStoCalc2.1, whole genome shotgun sequence genome includes a region encoding these proteins:
- the LOC106094556 gene encoding protein spaetzle 4 yields the protein MEYINMDKRFKISKILVRNLIFLLLFALCFGIGTTFGYDSASSCSPNTKQSRRGRAQMLAAIPCDLLTQAYCTQPGAAYPWHAVRRFVHENQGLMKRMYGDVRHISVLRDEILNNEIDVDDIEAATDRYSRDGYNRRASKLMHHREDFENFKVNDVLREPHFRPVTSSTTTTTTSTTTSPTGDSTTTTMQPPVTTTAAEKIESTVVANDEEVTTMEPTFSGYNSTTLKKEEADVNEDSVTDSITNVAANIGQEDVTTKPSPSMLAKQIAEDDEVTTAIDEDELVDIINIELNSVFETTSDASVPNDLNGSNIEIVESPQLGLDNGTTEKSAISSTTSKPETKGTSTTFTPHSSANSNSTTTTKTTTTTTTIASTTTTLKPETTAERSPAKQQRKPFVPSNSKYQHQRPQQLQKVESTISAKLKLKINPTQATPARTTTSFPSIVRNNTGSATSNTTTTPLTSTKMSPFKSQLNKNYNRYTTTHNNKYNAPSPGTSASGAPIVQPIKPNAELLLGEKIRKPAANVTPAAAAASNKPIMKDGQLFQDTMKQEPAPTVNARGVNACPVKEEVVAPFWANNTRGEILALLNLYPFEQYVHWEKCTHEHKQMYCREGCRCEQQYRLHRLLAYDPHNECRGIFSDWFRFPSCCICKCYNIPLDFRATSRSPRSEGGAGETSDYRHPIEIAEEQVKNAIYEHATEDWYRPKDDIDLFEG from the exons AGAAATCTAATATTTCTTCTCCTCTTTGCTCTATGCTTCGGCATAGGGACAACGTTCGGTTACGATTCTGCCTCCTCGTGCAGTCCAAATACGAAACAATCAAGACGTGGTCGAGCACAAATGCTTGCTGCCATCCCCTGTGATCTACTCACGCAAGCGTACTGCACCCAGCCTGGGGCTGCATATCCTTGGCATGCCGTAAGACGTTTTGTACACGAAAACCAAGGACTTATGAAACGCATGTATGGCGATGTGCGACATATTTCAGTACTACGCGATGAAATCTTGAACAACGAAATTGATGTAGATGATATAGAGGCAGCTACGGATAGGTATTCGCGTGATGGCTACAATCGTCGCGCGTCCAAGCTAATGCATCACCGagaagattttgaaaatttcaaagtaaatgATGTCTTAAGAGAGCCACATTTTAGACCGGTTACATcatcgacgacgacgacgacaaccaGCACAACGACAAGCCCTACCGGCGACTCCACTACGACCACAATGCAACCACCTGTAACTACAACTGCGGCAGAGAAAATAGAATCAACAGTTGTAGCCAACGATGAGGAAGTCACCACCATGGAACCCACATTCAGTGGGTACAACTCGACCACACTCAAAAAGGAAGAGGCTGATGTGAACGAAGACTCTGTTACAGATTCCATAACAAATGTTGCTGCAAACATCGGTCAGGAGGATGTGACCACAAAGCCATCTCCCAGTATGCTGGCGAAACAAATTGCCGAAGACGACGAAGTGACCACGGCTATAGACGAAGACGAATTGGTGGACATAATTAACATAGAGTTAAACAGTGTTTTTGAAACAACCAGTGATGCCTCTGTGCCCAATGATCTAAATGGTTCAAATATAGAAATTGTGGAATCCCCACAACTGGGCTTGGATAATGGAACTACCGAGAAAAGTGCTATCTCCTCCACTACATCAAAACCAGAGACAAAGGGCACATCAACCACATTTACCCCACATTCATCGGCCAACAGCAATTCGACAACGACTACGAAAACTACAACTACAACGACGACAATTGCCTCTACGACGACCACATTGAAACCTGAGACAACTGCTGAGCGATCACCGgcaaaacaacaaagaaaaccTTTTGTACCCTCCAATTCAAAATATCAACACCAAAGACCACAACAACTGCAAAAGGTCGAATCCACCATATCggcaaaattaaaattgaaaattaatccCACCCAGGCTACACCTGCAAGGACTACAACGAGTTTTCCTTCAATTGTCAGGAACAACACTGGCTCGGCAACTtctaatacaacaacaacacccttGACATCAACCAAGATGTCTCCATTTAAAAGTCAGCTGAATAAAAACTACAACCGCTATACAACAACtcacaacaacaaatacaatgCGCCTTCGCCAGGAACAAGCGCTTCGGGAGCGCCTATTGTGCAACCCATAAAACCCAATGCTGAACTTCTGTTGGGTGAAAAGATACGCAAGCCAGCGGCAAATGTAACCCCGGCAGCAGCGGCTGCCTCTAATAAACCGATAATGAAAGATGGACAGTTATTCCAGGATACCATGAAACAGGAACCAGCTCCCACCGTAAATGCCAGAGGGGT TAATGCTTGTCCTGTTAAGGAAGAAGTGGTCGCCCCCTTCTGGGCCAACAACACCCGTGGAGAAATCTTGGCTCTGCTCAATCTCTATCCATTCGAGCAGTATGTCCACTGGGAGAAGTGCACACACGAACATAAACAGATGTATTGTCGCGAAGGATGTCGCTGTGAGCAACAATATCGCCTACATCGTCTCTTGGCCTATGATCCTCACAACGAATGCCGTGGCATATTCTCCGATTGGTTTAGATTTCCTTCCTGCTGTATATGCAAATGCTATAACATACCATTGGATTTTAGAGCCACTTCTAGGTCACCACGTTCCGAGGGTGGTGCTGGTGAGACTAGCGATTATAGACATCCTATTGAAATAGCTGAGGAGCAGGTTAAAAATGCCATCTATGAACATGCTACCGAAGATTGGTATAGGCCAAAGGATGATATAGATTTATTTGAAGGTTGA